The genomic window ATTCGCGCAGTGATTTTTGATCAGCAGAATCGTTTGCTACTTGTACAAGAAAAAAGTGATTCCCACTGGGCTTTGCCAGGTGGTTGGGCGGATATCGGTTACTCACCAATGGAAATCGCTGAAAAAGAAACGTTTGAAGAAGCGGGGATTCAGGTCAAAGGGGATCGCTTGATTGCTGTCAGAGATAAAGCCAAGCACAATTATCCACCAGCATTGATTTATACATATAAGTTTTTTATCTCTTGTTTGTTTGTAAATGGAGAGTTGGAGACCGGACTGGAAACCTCCGATGTGCGTTTCTTTTCTAAGAAGGAGATTCAGACCCTTCCTCTTTCAAAAGAGCGAAATACGCTTGAAGATTTGGAGATGTTGTTTGAAGACCATGCTTCACCGAATAGAAAAGTAATGTGTGACTAAGTTTAATGTATAGGGGTTGACATAAAGGAAGATGTGGAAAAAAGTGATGATATGTGTCGTATTACTTATAGGCGTCGTATTGATCGGCGCAGGCTTGTATTTCTATAATTACGCAGTTGTTCCGTCGGAAAAATCATTTATCGCGGATGATACAGCTGGGACAAAGGTGACTGTTTCTCCAGAAGAAACATGGTTTAAAAATGAAGCTGCTCGTGAGACATGGTCGCTGACTTCAGAAGACGACTTGAAGCTAGAGGCCATCTACATACCTGCTGAAGGTAAGACTGACAAAAATGCTATTCTGGCACACGGCTATATGGGTTCAGCAGAGACAATGGGCAGATATGCGAAAATGTATCATGATTGGGGCTATAATGTCCTTGTACCGGATGCTCGTGGTCATGGTCAAAGTGAAGGTGATTCTATTGGCTTTGGCTGGCCGGAGCGCAAGGATTACCTCCAATGGATCAACAGGATTCTGTCTGAAAATGGGAAAGATAGTCAAATTACATTATTCGGAATCAGCATGGGAGCTGCGACGGTCATGATGACCAGCGGTGAAAAGCTGCCTGATAATGTCAAAGCCATTGTTGAAGACTGTGGCTATACCTCTGCAAAAGACGAGCTTGGGTATCAATTGAAGGAAATGTTCAATTTGCCGAAGTTTCCGCTTATTTACGTTACAAGCGGCATTACTAAAATAAGAGCAGGTT from Enterococcus sp. 9E7_DIV0242 includes these protein-coding regions:
- a CDS encoding NUDIX hydrolase N-terminal domain-containing protein, with translation MEKELAVLLSKLQGIAQTGNEYAKDPYDLERYEELRQITGQLVKLFYANVPDEQLAIYLSEDDGYATPKVDIRAVIFDQQNRLLLVQEKSDSHWALPGGWADIGYSPMEIAEKETFEEAGIQVKGDRLIAVRDKAKHNYPPALIYTYKFFISCLFVNGELETGLETSDVRFFSKKEIQTLPLSKERNTLEDLEMLFEDHASPNRKVMCD
- a CDS encoding alpha/beta hydrolase, which gives rise to MWKKVMICVVLLIGVVLIGAGLYFYNYAVVPSEKSFIADDTAGTKVTVSPEETWFKNEAARETWSLTSEDDLKLEAIYIPAEGKTDKNAILAHGYMGSAETMGRYAKMYHDWGYNVLVPDARGHGQSEGDSIGFGWPERKDYLQWINRILSENGKDSQITLFGISMGAATVMMTSGEKLPDNVKAIVEDCGYTSAKDELGYQLKEMFNLPKFPLIYVTSGITKIRAGYFFGEASAIKQLKKNKTPMLFIHGKTDDFVPFYMLDEVYEATDAPKEKYVVENAKHGEAYKKDPEMYEKQVSDFLANYIK